The following proteins are co-located in the Shouchella hunanensis genome:
- the pheA gene encoding prephenate dehydratase produces the protein MKKIGFLGPRGTFTEMAAKFLFPQDERIPLKTIPRTIDLAFNKGTDYAVVPIENAIEGTVNVTLDYLIHQKPMPIVGAVSIGIAHHLLSASRKEFASIAPKKIISHPQALAQCHAFIQEHFPDVIVEHADSTAQAAAWLAKHQQDDVCVIANREAANLYGLSIVAEDIHDYRENQTRFLVVSASHQQEQLVTKQAHVGEVTTLMVTLPSDFTGALHQVLSAFAWRKLNLSKIESRPTKTGLGNYFFIIDVQQLMDDVLLPGAIAELNALGCKVDVLGSYCTYSDQLTRVEK, from the coding sequence ATGAAAAAAATCGGCTTTCTTGGACCAAGAGGAACCTTTACAGAAATGGCAGCGAAGTTTCTTTTCCCTCAAGATGAGAGAATACCGTTAAAAACCATACCAAGAACAATTGATTTAGCCTTTAATAAAGGAACAGATTATGCAGTTGTTCCAATCGAAAATGCGATCGAAGGAACTGTTAACGTCACCCTTGATTATTTAATCCATCAAAAACCAATGCCTATCGTTGGGGCGGTTTCAATTGGTATTGCACATCACTTATTGTCCGCTTCAAGAAAAGAATTTGCTTCTATTGCTCCAAAAAAAATCATCTCGCACCCGCAAGCATTGGCTCAATGTCATGCTTTTATACAGGAGCATTTTCCTGACGTCATAGTGGAGCATGCAGATTCGACGGCGCAGGCAGCTGCTTGGCTTGCGAAACATCAGCAAGATGATGTTTGTGTAATTGCAAACCGAGAGGCAGCGAATCTATACGGTCTCTCTATCGTCGCAGAAGACATTCATGATTACCGTGAAAATCAAACGCGATTTTTAGTCGTTTCGGCTAGTCATCAACAAGAGCAACTCGTAACGAAACAAGCCCACGTAGGTGAAGTAACGACACTAATGGTAACACTCCCGTCTGATTTTACAGGAGCGCTTCATCAAGTGTTATCTGCTTTTGCATGGCGGAAACTCAACTTATCTAAGATTGAGTCTCGTCCAACGAAAACAGGATTAGGTAACTATTTCTTTATTATTGATGTTCAACAGTTAATGGACGATGTACTATTACCTGGAGCGATTGCCGAATTGAACGCATTAGGCTGTAAAGTAGATGTGCTTGGAAGCTACTGTACGTATAGCGACCAACTTACGCGAGTAGAAAAATAA
- a CDS encoding transcription repressor NadR gives MKNQPKKLVSSERRSAILQWLLEEGQPITGSDLAKRSGVSRQVIVQDMSLLKAKGEPIFSTAQGYLYLQQQKEQRIKRLIAVQHAPEDTRDELYTFVDSGLTVIDVIIEHPIYGEITGTLRLSNRQDVNAFCDRLQQEGAYLLSQLTNGIHLHSVEADTEQQIERALQHLKEKGYLVEE, from the coding sequence ATGAAAAACCAACCAAAAAAATTAGTATCCTCAGAAAGACGTTCTGCAATTTTACAGTGGTTGCTTGAAGAAGGTCAGCCGATAACAGGAAGTGATTTAGCTAAACGTTCAGGTGTTAGCCGACAAGTCATTGTCCAAGATATGTCGCTGTTAAAAGCAAAAGGCGAGCCTATTTTTTCTACAGCCCAAGGGTACCTGTATTTACAACAGCAAAAAGAACAGCGAATCAAGCGTCTTATCGCTGTTCAACACGCTCCTGAAGATACAAGAGACGAATTATATACGTTTGTCGATAGTGGCTTAACCGTAATAGACGTTATCATTGAACACCCTATTTATGGTGAAATTACAGGAACATTACGTTTATCCAATCGTCAAGATGTGAATGCCTTTTGCGATCGCTTGCAGCAAGAAGGTGCTTATTTACTATCTCAATTAACGAACGGAATCCATCTACATTCTGTTGAAGCAGATACTGAACAACAAATTGAGCGAGCACTTCAACATCTGAAGGAAAAAGGCTATTTAGTAGAGGAATAA
- a CDS encoding IscS subfamily cysteine desulfurase — MHYFDYSSTSPMSERALTAYRECALEQFANPMSAHTLGVHAEWHLHYYRERIATQLNVAKDAIYFTGSGSEANFLAIVSLVRSLIHKGKHILTTKTEHPSVLSTFLYLQTQGFDVDYVEVLPTGEVSIPSLLAVIREDTVFCSVSIAASEVGTIQNAHILSEILRSHDILFHSDCVQGLGKIEIDLSLVDAASFSAHKLYAPKGLGIIYLAPEHYFKPFLQAVTHEYGMRPGTVDLPAIAAFTVELEHALSIRETLSTKHIRWQRSILSELGTDVSIVGTNPPNRLPFHLGMMVHGWSGQQFMLECSRAGLCIAIGSACRAGQAEPSKALLALGYTAEYTQQYVRVTFGEPTTSEDISFLIQTFKTILTR, encoded by the coding sequence ATGCATTATTTTGACTATAGTTCTACATCACCAATGTCAGAAAGGGCGCTTACCGCTTACCGAGAATGCGCATTAGAACAATTCGCTAATCCCATGAGCGCCCACACACTTGGGGTTCATGCTGAATGGCATTTACATTATTACCGAGAGCGAATTGCAACACAGTTAAATGTGGCAAAGGACGCAATCTACTTTACAGGATCAGGATCTGAAGCAAATTTTTTAGCCATTGTCTCTTTAGTGCGTTCGTTGATTCATAAAGGAAAACATATCCTTACAACAAAGACAGAGCATCCATCCGTTTTATCCACTTTTTTGTATTTGCAAACACAAGGATTTGACGTTGATTATGTGGAAGTTCTTCCAACTGGTGAGGTATCGATTCCATCTTTACTAGCAGTCATTCGCGAAGACACCGTATTTTGTTCAGTTTCAATCGCAGCAAGCGAAGTAGGCACCATACAGAATGCACACATCCTTAGTGAGATTTTACGAAGTCATGATATACTATTTCATAGTGATTGTGTTCAAGGTTTAGGAAAGATTGAGATCGATCTCTCATTAGTCGATGCAGCCAGTTTCTCTGCTCATAAGTTGTACGCTCCAAAAGGTTTAGGTATCATTTATTTAGCACCTGAGCATTATTTTAAACCGTTTCTACAAGCTGTTACCCATGAGTACGGGATGAGACCAGGTACAGTGGACTTGCCAGCTATTGCTGCTTTTACAGTTGAACTGGAGCACGCATTGTCTATTAGGGAAACACTCTCAACTAAGCACATTCGTTGGCAGCGCTCCATTCTCTCAGAGTTAGGAACAGACGTATCCATTGTCGGCACTAATCCTCCTAACCGTTTACCTTTTCATCTAGGGATGATGGTTCACGGATGGAGCGGTCAACAATTTATGCTTGAATGTAGTCGAGCTGGATTATGTATCGCGATTGGTTCAGCTTGTCGAGCTGGACAAGCTGAGCCCTCTAAAGCTTTACTGGCCCTTGGGTATACAGCTGAATATACTCAACAATACGTTCGCGTTACGTTTGGAGAGCCAACAACATCAGAAGATATCTCTTTCTTGATTCAAACGTTTAAGACAATATTAACAAGGTGA
- the nadB gene encoding L-aspartate oxidase, giving the protein MKTVIIIGSGIASLTAAHKLADHFNVIIFTKSSYKESNSAFAQGGIAAALDKMDHPIHHFQDTLSAGKGANDVRMVKLITEKAGNLIHELEEIGVQFDTQNGYYALGREGAHQKNRIVHVKDQTGKAIIETLWARVAPRVTVYEHTEVTGLIRKGGVVTGICTLEREWTAYAVVLATGGVGQLYALNSNARTATGEGMYLAYQAGAVLKDLEYIQFHPTILKGKYSILISEAVRGEGGYLINGKQERLMSRYPKGDLEGRDLVSAVLHEAIVQGEDIYLDVRHLHYFSTRFPFLYQACLQEGIDPARTPIPVAPGAHFICGGVEVDQVGRTAVGHLYAIGEVACSGVHGANRLASNSLLEAIYFATACADDIVSESKKNPPVHPDDPFSHVLVDPQEHLLPKRDELQQRMMHQVGIKRSQQGLQEMLEWLDAYRRKPASCKQSFEDKGMFEVATFITRAALTREESRGTHQRSDFLTESSSWRERTIRFCYGKMSVITQGGFCEQH; this is encoded by the coding sequence TTGAAAACCGTCATTATTATTGGATCTGGAATAGCTAGTTTAACTGCAGCCCATAAGCTTGCTGACCATTTTAATGTGATTATTTTCACAAAGTCATCTTATAAAGAAAGTAACTCGGCCTTTGCTCAAGGTGGGATTGCGGCAGCCCTTGATAAGATGGACCATCCCATTCATCATTTTCAAGACACGTTAAGCGCCGGGAAAGGGGCTAATGACGTAAGGATGGTCAAGTTGATAACAGAAAAGGCTGGAAACCTCATTCATGAGCTTGAAGAGATAGGTGTGCAGTTTGATACGCAAAATGGGTATTACGCACTTGGCCGCGAAGGCGCACATCAAAAAAATCGAATCGTTCACGTAAAAGATCAAACAGGTAAAGCCATTATAGAAACCTTATGGGCGCGTGTTGCTCCTCGCGTAACTGTATACGAACATACAGAGGTAACGGGGTTGATTAGAAAAGGGGGTGTGGTCACGGGGATATGCACGTTAGAAAGAGAGTGGACCGCTTATGCTGTGGTATTGGCAACAGGAGGAGTAGGCCAACTTTACGCGTTAAATTCAAATGCAAGGACAGCTACAGGAGAAGGAATGTATCTCGCTTACCAAGCAGGTGCTGTGTTAAAAGATTTAGAGTACATACAATTTCATCCAACGATTTTAAAGGGGAAATATTCGATCCTAATTAGTGAAGCTGTTCGTGGTGAAGGGGGCTATTTAATAAATGGAAAACAAGAGCGTCTAATGAGTCGGTATCCAAAAGGTGATTTAGAAGGAAGAGATCTCGTATCAGCTGTTCTTCATGAGGCAATCGTGCAAGGAGAAGACATTTATTTAGATGTAAGACATCTTCATTATTTTTCAACTCGTTTCCCATTTCTATATCAAGCATGTTTACAGGAGGGGATAGATCCAGCAAGAACCCCCATTCCGGTTGCGCCAGGTGCCCATTTTATTTGTGGAGGAGTGGAAGTAGACCAAGTCGGAAGAACGGCAGTTGGACACTTATATGCGATTGGTGAAGTAGCTTGTTCTGGCGTACATGGTGCAAACCGGCTTGCAAGCAATTCTTTACTTGAAGCAATTTATTTTGCAACAGCATGTGCAGACGACATAGTATCAGAATCTAAAAAAAACCCACCAGTACATCCGGATGATCCCTTTTCCCATGTGCTCGTGGACCCTCAGGAACATCTATTGCCTAAACGTGATGAATTGCAGCAGCGGATGATGCATCAAGTAGGCATAAAGCGCTCCCAGCAAGGCTTGCAGGAGATGCTAGAGTGGCTTGATGCATATCGAAGAAAGCCTGCCTCATGTAAGCAATCCTTTGAGGATAAAGGTATGTTTGAAGTAGCGACCTTCATTACACGTGCGGCATTAACAAGGGAAGAATCAAGAGGAACTCATCAACGGAGCGACTTTTTAACGGAATCATCTAGTTGGAGAGAGCGAACAATTCGTTTTTGCTATGGGAAAATGTCCGTCATAACTCAAGGAGGTTTCTGTGAACAGCATTAA
- the nadC gene encoding carboxylating nicotinate-nucleotide diphosphorylase, with protein MNSIKVKEALKQFILEDIGDRDETSESIFYRSTVTATAEITAKESGVFAGAQVMSTYFSLFDNDIQTSSYKTEGQFIEKGDVLATFEGSVSTILQGERVLLNVLQRMCGIASTVHLAKERLNDPSIRLCDTRKTAPGLRMFDKAACRAGGGYNHRNGLHDAVMLKENHIAACGSISKAVQRVKAIAGPMLKIEVETTNAEEVKEAVAAKADVIMFDNASPDEIRAYQQLVPPSILTEASGGIDLSTIHLYKGTGVNFMSLGFITHSVKALDLSMLLKRG; from the coding sequence GTGAACAGCATTAAAGTAAAAGAAGCGCTAAAACAATTTATTTTAGAAGATATTGGCGATCGAGACGAAACGTCAGAAAGTATTTTTTATAGATCAACCGTGACAGCAACTGCTGAAATAACCGCTAAAGAGTCAGGTGTATTTGCAGGTGCCCAAGTGATGAGTACGTATTTTTCTCTCTTTGATAATGACATTCAAACCTCCAGTTATAAAACAGAAGGACAGTTTATTGAAAAAGGGGATGTTCTTGCAACATTTGAAGGGAGCGTAAGTACCATTCTTCAAGGAGAACGTGTGTTACTAAATGTATTGCAACGTATGTGCGGCATTGCGTCAACGGTTCATTTAGCAAAAGAGCGCTTAAATGACCCTTCCATACGCTTGTGTGATACAAGAAAAACTGCACCAGGGCTTAGAATGTTTGATAAAGCAGCCTGTCGCGCTGGTGGTGGGTATAATCACCGAAATGGCTTACATGATGCTGTGATGTTAAAGGAGAATCATATTGCGGCTTGTGGTTCCATTTCAAAGGCTGTTCAACGTGTAAAAGCAATTGCAGGGCCGATGCTGAAAATTGAAGTAGAAACAACGAATGCCGAGGAAGTAAAAGAGGCTGTGGCGGCAAAAGCAGACGTCATTATGTTTGATAATGCTTCGCCTGACGAGATTCGCGCCTATCAACAACTCGTCCCACCTTCAATATTAACCGAAGCTTCCGGGGGAATTGATTTGTCAACGATACACCTATACAAAGGCACAGGAGTAAACTTTATGTCTTTAGGGTTTATCACCCATTCGGTAAAAGCACTTGATTTAAGCATGTTACTTAAGAGAGGGTGA
- the nadA gene encoding quinolinate synthase NadA, whose amino-acid sequence MELVKPTILPEHYRTMSTEEKVKRIRQAKAYFGSELLIPGHHYQREEVIQFADATGDSLQLAQLCAKSDAAFIVFCGVHFMAETADMLTSRRQTVLLPDLAAGCSMADMATHAQTKRAWKSLTELYGNTLVPLTYVNSTAAIKAFCGEHGGACLTSSNAKEMVSWALGQKERLLFLPDQHLGRNTAAEIGIPLEQMAVWCPHKNELERVADTSLEDIKIILWKGHCSVHEKFTVTQIDEKRAKSPDMTIIVHPECSYDVVQAADDAGSTHHIIQVIQQAHSGSKWAVGTEMNLVNRLAKQHPDKQIESLNPFMCPCLTMNRIDLEHLCWTLDLLREGVYQFKIKVPEAITKYAKVALDRMLLSVK is encoded by the coding sequence GTGGAACTGGTAAAACCAACAATTCTACCTGAGCACTACCGGACGATGTCAACGGAAGAGAAAGTAAAGCGAATACGCCAAGCAAAAGCCTACTTTGGTAGTGAATTACTAATACCAGGTCATCATTATCAAAGAGAAGAAGTCATTCAATTTGCGGATGCGACAGGGGATTCCTTGCAGCTTGCCCAATTATGTGCAAAAAGTGATGCAGCATTTATTGTGTTCTGTGGCGTTCATTTCATGGCGGAAACGGCTGACATGTTAACGAGTCGTCGTCAAACGGTTCTTTTACCTGACCTCGCAGCGGGCTGTTCTATGGCAGACATGGCAACCCATGCACAAACGAAACGAGCATGGAAAAGCTTAACAGAGCTTTACGGAAATACTCTTGTGCCATTAACGTATGTTAATTCAACTGCTGCTATTAAGGCTTTTTGCGGTGAACATGGTGGAGCTTGTTTAACGTCATCAAATGCAAAAGAAATGGTCAGCTGGGCGTTGGGTCAAAAAGAACGGCTCTTGTTTTTACCAGATCAACACCTTGGTCGCAATACAGCAGCTGAAATTGGCATTCCGCTTGAGCAAATGGCTGTTTGGTGTCCACACAAAAATGAGTTGGAACGAGTGGCTGACACTAGTCTAGAAGACATTAAAATCATTTTATGGAAAGGGCATTGCTCGGTTCATGAAAAATTTACTGTTACCCAGATTGATGAAAAGCGGGCGAAATCTCCTGATATGACTATTATTGTGCATCCTGAATGCAGTTATGACGTTGTTCAAGCTGCTGATGATGCAGGCAGTACACATCATATTATTCAAGTGATACAACAAGCTCATTCAGGATCAAAATGGGCGGTTGGCACAGAAATGAATTTGGTAAATCGGTTAGCTAAACAACACCCTGACAAACAAATTGAATCCTTAAACCCTTTTATGTGTCCTTGCTTAACAATGAATCGAATTGACCTTGAACATTTATGTTGGACGCTTGATTTATTACGTGAAGGTGTGTACCAATTTAAAATTAAAGTACCTGAAGCAATAACAAAGTATGCCAAAGTGGCCTTAGATCGCATGCTATTGTCAGTAAAATAA